A region of Planktomarina temperata RCA23 DNA encodes the following proteins:
- a CDS encoding MFS transporter — MTQALPDDRLAKRNVTVLVAAQAILGGQMPMMFVVGGLAGGMLTGNPCFATLPISLIVFGSMTTAPWLSPLMQKYGRKTGFFIGAIAGALGAAVSAYGLYVASFAIFLLGSYISGIYMSAQGFYRFAATDTASDSFRPKAISFVMAGGLISAIFGPQLNKLVQDASVVPFLGSYMAIIALNLVGMFLFLLLRLPKGTANEPSAPATLAPRSRMQLLRDPSILVAIACGMVAYSLMNLVMTSTPLAVVGCGLTKNNANDIVSAHVIAMFLPSFFTGHLINRFGVEKIMGIGLLILGSAGLVALSGMELGNFYAALILLGVGWNFGFIGATTLLTRAHAPHERGWVQGMNDAIVFGCVTIASIASGGLMNCSGGSVVQGWAAVNYAMVPFLLLAGTALLWLIMTNKRAA; from the coding sequence ATGACACAAGCCCTCCCCGACGACCGTCTGGCCAAACGCAATGTGACGGTTCTCGTCGCAGCGCAAGCTATTTTAGGCGGACAGATGCCAATGATGTTTGTCGTGGGCGGATTGGCGGGCGGTATGTTAACAGGCAATCCTTGTTTCGCCACCTTGCCGATTTCTTTGATCGTCTTTGGGTCGATGACCACGGCCCCCTGGTTGTCGCCCTTGATGCAGAAATACGGCCGAAAAACCGGGTTTTTTATCGGCGCTATTGCCGGGGCCTTGGGGGCTGCGGTCTCGGCCTATGGGCTCTATGTTGCGTCCTTTGCGATATTCCTTCTTGGCTCCTATATATCGGGCATTTATATGTCCGCGCAGGGGTTTTACCGATTTGCCGCAACCGACACTGCCTCGGACAGTTTCCGCCCTAAAGCCATTTCCTTTGTGATGGCTGGCGGTTTGATCTCAGCCATATTCGGGCCGCAGCTTAATAAATTGGTGCAGGATGCTTCTGTGGTTCCATTTCTCGGCAGTTACATGGCCATCATCGCGCTGAACCTGGTGGGCATGTTCTTATTTTTGCTGCTGCGCCTGCCCAAAGGCACCGCCAACGAGCCAAGCGCGCCCGCAACCCTCGCGCCGCGCAGCCGTATGCAGCTCTTGCGTGACCCATCGATTTTGGTCGCCATTGCCTGCGGCATGGTGGCCTATTCTTTGATGAATTTGGTCATGACCTCAACGCCTCTTGCGGTTGTTGGCTGTGGTTTAACCAAGAACAACGCCAATGATATTGTCTCGGCCCATGTGATCGCCATGTTCCTACCATCTTTCTTTACCGGCCATCTCATCAACCGGTTTGGCGTGGAAAAAATCATGGGCATTGGCCTGCTGATTCTTGGCTCTGCTGGGCTTGTGGCCCTGAGCGGTATGGAGCTTGGGAATTTCTATGCCGCGCTCATTTTACTCGGCGTTGGCTGGAATTTCGGCTTCATTGGCGCCACCACGCTGCTGACCCGCGCCCATGCCCCGCATGAAAGAGGCTGGGTACAAGGGATGAATGACGCCATTGTCTTTGGCTGCGTCACCATCGCCTCGATCGCTTCGGGTGGGTTGATGAATTGCAGCGGTGGCTCTGTGGTGCAGGGATGGGCCGCGGTCAATTACGCAATGGTGCCGTTTCTATTGCTGGCCGGAACAGCCTTGCTTTGGCTCATCATGACAAACAAACGCGCGGCCTAG
- a CDS encoding squalene/phytoene synthase family protein: MSLQACANLVARADPERFAATMAAPLAARAVLLPIYAASVEVARAPWMTQEPMIAEMRLQWWRDVFEEIETGTPRKHEVVEALAPILGPKGAEALDAMVLARRWDIYKEGFTTGEELLSHVQTITLGPMLAALEALDHLPKDLSALKAHATQLGLARFLRGVPALIARKTPVWAEDQKLHIYRDLCIQALDMTGDVIRSPALIETAHCRRVLRFVVKHPGAVEIGAIPQFRIGATLARGWLAWRCG; encoded by the coding sequence ATGAGCCTACAGGCTTGCGCCAACCTGGTCGCGCGTGCGGATCCCGAGCGTTTCGCGGCAACTATGGCGGCGCCGCTTGCCGCGCGTGCGGTGCTTTTGCCGATTTATGCCGCCTCTGTAGAGGTGGCGCGGGCCCCATGGATGACGCAAGAGCCGATGATTGCAGAAATGCGCCTGCAATGGTGGCGTGATGTGTTTGAAGAGATAGAGACCGGCACGCCGCGCAAACATGAGGTGGTCGAGGCTTTGGCGCCCATCTTGGGGCCCAAGGGGGCCGAGGCTTTAGATGCGATGGTTTTGGCACGCCGTTGGGACATCTATAAAGAAGGGTTTACCACAGGGGAGGAACTTTTGTCCCATGTGCAAACGATCACCCTGGGGCCCATGCTTGCGGCACTTGAAGCCCTAGATCATCTGCCCAAAGATCTTTCTGCCCTGAAAGCCCATGCAACGCAGCTGGGGCTGGCGCGGTTTCTACGCGGAGTTCCCGCATTGATCGCGCGCAAAACACCGGTTTGGGCGGAAGATCAAAAGCTTCATATTTACCGAGATCTTTGTATCCAGGCGCTGGATATGACCGGGGATGTGATCCGCTCACCGGCGCTCATCGAAACGGCCCATTGCCGCCGGGTATTGCGGTTCGTTGTGAAACATCCCGGCGCCGTGGAAATCGGCGCGATTCCACAGTTTCGCATTGGCGCAACCCTTGCGCGGGGCTGGCTGGCTTGGCGTTGTGGCTAA
- the cysS gene encoding cysteine--tRNA ligase produces the protein MMQIKLHNSKTRRKEPLMPLDPKNIRMYVCGPTVYDRAHLGNARAVVVFDSLFRLLREVYGAEHVTYARNFTDIDDKINAKSAETGRDIGQITEETIGWYLADMGALAALEPTAMPRATDYIAQMISMSEDLIAKGHAYAAEGHVLFDVNSCPDYGALSGRSVDDMIAGARVEVAPYKRDPMDFVLWKPSDAQTPGWPSPWGRGRPGWHIECSAMSYELFGHSFDIHGGGNDLLFPHHENEIAQSCCAHPEGSFAQIWMHNEMLQVEGKKMSKSLDNFFTVRDLLDRDIPGEVIRFVLLSTHYGKPMDWTEKKAQEAASTLHKWHELVQGVEPAVLDDTVLAHVANDLNTPGALARLHELAKAGDAAALLAAGQFLGLLGADETWWRPKEARGDAALRVEALIEARRQAKAARNFAAADAIRAQLSAAGVEVVDKPGGLSEAVITDALNPDLLG, from the coding sequence ATGATGCAAATCAAGCTGCACAATAGCAAAACCCGCCGCAAAGAGCCTTTGATGCCCCTAGATCCGAAGAATATACGCATGTATGTCTGCGGGCCAACGGTCTATGATCGCGCACATTTGGGCAACGCCCGTGCGGTTGTCGTGTTTGACAGCCTGTTTCGCTTGCTGCGTGAGGTTTATGGCGCCGAGCATGTCACCTATGCGCGCAATTTCACCGATATTGACGATAAAATAAACGCAAAATCGGCCGAAACAGGGCGTGATATAGGGCAGATCACTGAAGAAACCATTGGTTGGTATTTGGCAGATATGGGCGCCTTGGCGGCGCTTGAGCCCACGGCAATGCCGCGCGCCACCGATTATATTGCGCAGATGATTTCTATGTCAGAAGATCTTATTGCCAAAGGACATGCCTATGCGGCCGAGGGGCATGTGCTGTTTGATGTGAACAGCTGCCCCGATTATGGCGCGCTATCGGGCCGGAGTGTGGATGACATGATTGCGGGTGCACGGGTCGAAGTGGCCCCCTATAAGCGCGACCCTATGGATTTTGTCCTGTGGAAACCCTCTGATGCGCAAACGCCGGGCTGGCCAAGCCCCTGGGGACGTGGACGCCCGGGCTGGCATATCGAATGCTCGGCGATGTCTTATGAGCTTTTTGGCCATAGTTTTGATATTCATGGCGGCGGCAATGATCTGCTGTTTCCACATCATGAGAATGAGATCGCGCAAAGCTGCTGTGCGCATCCCGAGGGCAGTTTTGCACAGATCTGGATGCACAACGAAATGTTGCAGGTCGAGGGTAAGAAAATGTCCAAATCCTTGGACAATTTCTTCACCGTGCGCGATTTGCTGGACCGGGATATTCCGGGCGAGGTGATCCGCTTTGTTCTTCTGTCGACTCATTATGGCAAGCCAATGGATTGGACGGAAAAGAAGGCGCAGGAGGCGGCGAGCACGTTGCACAAATGGCATGAGCTGGTGCAAGGGGTCGAGCCTGCCGTTTTGGATGACACTGTTCTTGCCCATGTGGCCAATGATTTGAACACACCGGGGGCTTTGGCAAGGCTGCATGAATTGGCCAAAGCTGGTGATGCTGCGGCGCTTTTGGCGGCAGGTCAATTTTTGGGCCTGTTGGGCGCAGATGAGACTTGGTGGCGTCCCAAGGAGGCCCGTGGCGATGCGGCCCTGCGGGTGGAGGCGCTGATCGAAGCGCGCAGGCAAGCCAAGGCGGCACGCAATTTTGCTGCGGCGGACGCAATACGCGCGCAGCTCAGCGCTGCGGGTGTTGAGGTTGTCGATAAGCCCGGCGGCCTGTCAGAGGCGGTGATCACCGATGCCTTAAACCCGGATTTGCTCGGATGA
- a CDS encoding aminotransferase class I/II-fold pyridoxal phosphate-dependent enzyme, protein MELAHRMTALTGDGSDGWDVFYKARALKKQGHPIIELTIGEHDIRTHMDILAAMGRSARGGHTGYAAVPGTEGLRAAVARRIEAQSGVRTTEDNILITPGGQSALFAAHMAVLNPGDVALYCDPYYATYPGTLRGTGAVDRAIPCDPAHDFQPRATYLEAAAKGARSLLVNSPNNPTGVVYDRATWQAIAKTCITHDLWLISDEVYDTQVWQGKHISPRSLPDMQERTLVIGSMSKSHAMTGSRIGWICGPVPVIEYLTNFATHTTYGVPGFIQDAAEFALSQGQELEDEVAAPFRRRRRIALDLLTQQNLVRAVPCSGAMYLMLDMRATGLSGEAFAHALLDAHQIAVMPGESFGQAAAGHIRVAMTVADDQFSEALAVLLSFAAEICENKRRF, encoded by the coding sequence ATGGAACTCGCACACCGCATGACCGCCCTAACCGGCGATGGATCCGATGGCTGGGATGTTTTTTACAAGGCGCGCGCTTTGAAAAAACAAGGCCATCCGATCATTGAATTGACCATCGGGGAGCATGACATTCGCACCCATATGGATATTTTGGCCGCAATGGGCCGGTCCGCAAGGGGCGGTCACACGGGCTATGCTGCTGTGCCGGGCACCGAGGGTCTACGCGCGGCCGTGGCCCGCCGCATTGAGGCGCAGAGCGGCGTTCGCACAACTGAGGACAATATTTTGATCACGCCCGGCGGGCAATCGGCACTTTTTGCCGCCCATATGGCTGTGCTGAACCCCGGTGATGTCGCGCTCTATTGCGATCCCTATTATGCCACCTACCCCGGTACGCTCCGCGGAACTGGCGCCGTGGATCGTGCAATCCCCTGCGATCCGGCGCATGATTTCCAACCGCGCGCGACCTATCTTGAGGCCGCAGCCAAGGGCGCGCGGTCTTTGCTGGTCAATTCACCCAACAATCCAACCGGGGTGGTTTATGACCGCGCCACTTGGCAGGCCATCGCAAAAACCTGTATCACCCATGATCTTTGGCTCATCTCTGACGAGGTTTACGACACCCAAGTCTGGCAGGGCAAACATATAAGCCCGCGAAGTCTGCCTGACATGCAAGAGCGCACTTTGGTGATTGGTTCGATGTCAAAGAGCCACGCCATGACCGGAAGCCGGATTGGCTGGATCTGTGGGCCGGTGCCTGTGATCGAGTATCTGACCAATTTCGCCACCCACACCACCTATGGGGTGCCGGGCTTCATTCAAGATGCGGCAGAATTTGCACTCTCCCAGGGCCAAGAGTTAGAGGATGAGGTGGCCGCGCCCTTTCGGCGGCGACGGCGCATCGCGCTTGATCTGCTCACGCAGCAAAATCTTGTGCGCGCTGTGCCTTGCTCGGGGGCGATGTATCTGATGCTGGACATGCGTGCCACCGGGCTGAGCGGTGAGGCCTTCGCCCATGCTTTGCTCGATGCACATCAAATTGCCGTCATGCCCGGCGAGAGCTTTGGACAAGCCGCCGCCGGTCACATCCGCGTGGCCATGACCGTTGCCGATGATCAATTTTCCGAAGCACTCGCGGTTTTATTGTCCTTTGCCGCTGAAATTTGCGAAAACAAAAGACGTTTTTGA